The following are from one region of the Halictus rubicundus isolate RS-2024b chromosome 15, iyHalRubi1_principal, whole genome shotgun sequence genome:
- the Cdk8 gene encoding cyclin-dependent kinase 8: protein MMDYEFKMKTQKDRTKVEDLFEFEGCKVGRGTYGHVYKARRKEGVPDGELKSRPDTKDFGLKQIEGTGLSMSACREIALLRELKHVNVITLIRVFLSHNDRKVWLLFDFAEHDLWHIIKFHRAAKANKKPVMVPKGMVKSLLYQILDGIHYLHSNWVLHRDLKPANILVMGEGNERGRVKIADMGFARLFNAPLKPLADLDPVVVTFWYRAPELLLGARHYTKAIDIWAIGCIFAELLTSEPIFHCRQEDIKTSNPYHHDQLDRIFNVMGFPLEKDWEDIKKMPEHPTLLKDFKRSNYANCSLTKYMDRHKIKPDSKAFNLLQKLLMMDPNKRITSEHSMQDAYFQEEPLPTQDIFAGCPIPYPKREFLTDDDTEEKTENKARQNQQQTQQNQQQQGNGDHNHGQNAKRVRLNGPHGAPEFHQHQSHAMTHQQPPGMVYSTAQPTQPSNFHQRF, encoded by the exons ATGATGGATTacgaatttaaaatgaaaactCAAAAAGATCGGACAAAGGTGGAAGATCTTTTCGAATTCGAAGGATGTAAAGTTGGACGGGGCACTTATGGGCACGTCTACAAAGCCCGTAGGAAGGAAGG TGTGCCGGATGGCGAATTAAAATCTCGACCAGACACAAAGGATTTCGGTTTGAAACAAATCGAAGGCACTGGTCTTTCGATGTCTGCGTGTCGTGAGATCGCT CTACTAAGAGAACTGAAACACGTTAACGTAATTACTTTAATCAGAGTTTTCTTGTCCCACAATGATCGTAAAGTTTGGTTATTATTCGATTTTGCGGAGCACGATTTATGG CACATAATAAAGTTTCATCGAGCTGCCAAAGCTAATAAAAAACCCGTTATGGTTCCAAAGGGTATGGTAAAATCGTTGCTGTACCAGATTTTAGATGGTATTCATTACTTACATTCCAACTGGGTGCTTCATAGAGATTTG AAACCAGCAAATATTTTAGTAATGGGAGAAGGTAACGAAAGAGGACGCGTGAAAATCGCGGACATGGGGTTTGCTAGACTGTTTAACGCTCCTCTAAAACCACTGGCCGATTTGGATCCTGTGGTAGTAACATTTTGGTATAGAGCTCCGGAATTACTCTTAGGGGCTAGACATTATACCAAAGCAATAG ACATTTGGGCTATCGGTTGTATATTCGCGGAACTTTTGACGTCGGAGCCCATATTTCATTGTAGGCAAGAAGATATTAAGACTAGCAACCCGTATCATCACGATCAACTGGATAG GATATTCAACGTGATGGGATTTCCTCTGGAAAAGGATTGGGAAGATATCAAGAAAATGCCGGAACATCCAACGTTACTGAAAGACTTTAAAAGATCCAA TTACGCAAACTGTTCTCTGACAAAGTACATGGATCGGCATAAAATTAAACCCGATAGCAAGGCGTTTAACCTG CTCCAAAAATTGCTAATGATGGATCCCAATAAACGAATCACGTCCGAGCACTCTATGCAGGATGCTTACTTTCAGGAAGAACCACTGCCAACGCAGGA TATATTCGCCGGATGTCCCATTCCGTATCCCAAGAGAGAGTTTCTAACGGACGACGATACAGAGGAAAAGACTGAAAACAAAGCTCGACAGAATCAACAGCAAACG CAGCAAAATCAACAGCAACAAGGAAACGGCGACCACAACCACGGACAGAACGCGAAACGAGTGCGGCTGAACGGTCCGCACGGAGCCCCGGAATTTCATCAACATCAAAGCCACGCGATGACCCACCAACAGCCGCCGGGAATGGTTTACTCTACTGCTCAGCCAACCCAGCCGTCGAACTTTCATCAACGTTTTTAA
- the Emc5 gene encoding ER membrane protein complex subunit 5, which produces MPASTLHKFITLIGLVSILHAAYSAAQHRSYLRITEQEFTTLPIDILIQGIVSLFMVMYGVMYIAGDFKEIRAVVDLENKSWETLRNLPSFQLFNHRGRFLFEL; this is translated from the exons ATGCCTGCCTCAACATTACATAAATTTATAACGTTAATAGGTTTGGTGTCGATATTGCATGCTGCTTATTCGGCTGCACAAC ATCGTTCTTACTTGCGAATAACGGAACAAGAGTTTACTACTTTACCTATTGAT ATCTTGATACAAGGCATTGTCAGCTTATTCATGGTTATGTACGGTGTCATGTATATCGCTGGTGATTTCAAAGAGATTCGGGCGGTAGTCGACTTGGAAAATAAATCTTGGGAAACCCTTCGGAACCTCCCATCATTTCAATTGTTCAACCATCGTGGTAGATTCTTATTCGAACTATAA
- the Prosalpha4 gene encoding proteasome alpha4 subunit, which translates to MSTRYDRAITVFSPDGHLLQVEYAQEAVKKGSTAVGVRGNDVVVLGVEKKSVAKLQEERTVRKICLLDEHVVMAFAGLTADARVLINRAQIECQSHRLTVEDPVTLEYITRYIAGLKQMYTQSNGRRPFGISCLLAGFDYDGVPHLYQTEPSGIYYEWKANATGRNAKTVHEFLQKYYTPEEVATKKGSIKLAIRALLEVVQSGQKNLEIAVMERGQPLQMLDSDTIEKYVTEIEKEKEAEAEKKKQKK; encoded by the exons ATGTCAACCAGGTACGATAGGGCCATCACGGTATTTTCGCCGGACGGGCATTTGCTCCAGGTGGAATATGCTCAAGAAGCAGTTAAAAAAGGTTCTACGGCG GTTGGTGTCCGCGGCAACGATGTTGTCGTTCTAGGCGTTGAAAAGAAGTCTGTCGCGAAGCTGCAAGAAGAACGCACAGTCCGCAAAATATGCCTTCTGGACGAACACGTTGTGATGGCGTTCGCAG GTTTGACCGCGGATGCCAGAGTCTTAATAAATCGTGCGCAAATCGAATGTCAGAGCCATAGATTAACCGTAGAAGATCCTGTTACGTTAGAATATATAACCAGGTATATAGCAG GCTTGAAACAAATGTACACACAAAGTAATGGTAGAAGACCTTTTGGAATATCGTGTCTCTTAGCCGGGTTCGATTACGACGGAGTCCCACACCTGTACCAAACGGAGCCTTCTGGCATTTACTACGAGTGGAAG GCAAATGCTACGGGTAGAAATGCCAAAACAGTCCatgaatttctacaaaaatattatacgCCAGAAGAAGTGGCGACCAAGAAAGGCTCGATAAAACTAGCTATCAGAGCTTTATTAGAAGTAGTACAATCCGGGCAAAAGAATCTAGAAATCGCCGTGATGGAACGCGGTCAACCTTTACAG ATGTTAGATTCCGATACTATCGAAAAGTATGTTACCGAAATTGAAAAGGAGAAAGAGGCAGAAGctgagaagaagaagcagaagaagtgA